Within the Rosa rugosa chromosome 2, drRosRugo1.1, whole genome shotgun sequence genome, the region ACTACTTGAACATTTGGGAAATTAATTTGATGGCATTTGACGCATGGAATTGCCTGTATCTAACACGTGCATATACCCCTTTTTGATCTCAAGATTAGTATCAAACGTAAAAGTTATAAACAGGGAATTACTGAATCCTCCAAGAAAAATTCCAAAGTTATTCATACTTTAATATTACAAAACCTCATGTATAAATCTATTACACATAACAAACAACAAGCCTTTCTTcaacaaaacaaacaacaacaaaaaaaaaaaaaaaaacaagcaaacaaacaacaaaGAGCAACATGATTATTGGTCTGATTGGTCAACTCAACTTCTGGGCCTTCTCATCCTTTTCATCAGTCTGATCAGAAATGCAACAATCTCAATGAACCGCTCACTGAACCTCGTGATCACAAAGTCAGCAAGAACCACTCCCACCACCAACCCACTCACCAACCCCGCCGCAACAAATTTCCAATCCAATTcaactccatcttcttcttcttctgctgttGAAGGTGGAAGTTCAGGCCCCTCCTCAGGACGTGAACATTTCTTTGGCAATGGAACTCCACACAAACCTGGGTTTCCCTCATACGAAGTGTTGTCGAAGGTACTAAACTGATTTCCAACCGGTATTCGACCTGTGAGATTGTTGTGCGAGACGCTGAAAATTTGGAGGAATGAAAGCTGCAACAGTGATGGAGGGATCTCACCCAAGAAGTTGTTATGTGAAAGGTCCAAAGCTTCAAGATTTGTCAAGTTTCCCAAGGATGGTGGGATGCGGCCACTTAGAATGTTACTGGATACATTAAGTGAGCGAAGCCCCTTTAGGTTCCCAAAAAAATCTGGAATCTTGCCTTCAAATCTATTGCTCGACAGATCGATGGCCATAAAGTCTTCGCGAATCTTTTGGAAATATCTCTCTAAACCTTTATTCATCAGCGTGATTGAGTACTCAAATCTGTAACTAGCTGTATAATACCTATCACGGTCGCCGCCTTCATAAGACTTGAGTCCAAATGCTTTCATGTACGCCGATCCGTTTAGATGGATACCTCTCATTGATTTTCCAGAGAGGATGAATTCAAATGCAAACTGACCAGTAAAATTATTTTGAGACAGATCAAGGATGCGCAAATTGGGGAAACCATCGTTATTGCTTTGATATCTCGGAATAGCACCGTGGAACCCACTATTCCTCATTGCCAAAACTTTTAATTCCGGAAGAGTTCCCAACCAAACGGGGAATACATCATCGAACTTATTGCTAGACAGAACGAGAGACTCGAGGCTTAAACAATTCACCAATGACCTCGGTAATTTCCCCTGCAGTTGGTTACGACTGACATCAATCATTATCAAATCGCTTCCATTGGTGCCTATATGAGGAAGAGTGCCATGAAAATAGTTGTTTCCAACACTTAAAACTTGAAGATCACTTCTGAAGTTTTCTAGACACCGCGGAAGCATACCACTCAAATGGTTACTTGACACATCAAGGGAAATAAGAGAACTGGCATTACAAATCAAAGGTGAAATTTCTCCAGTTAATTTGTTGTTTGAAATGTGATAGAACATCAGGTATTGTAACGAAGGTACCAACATTGGGCCACTAAGCTTGTTGAACGAAAGATCTAGCCCCTCTAGTCTAACCCAGGGAAGGACAGCTGGAGGCTGGTCAAAGCCTGAAAGGAGGTTATGAGAAATGTCCAAGAACCCCAAAGACTCTCTGCTTGTGTTCCACATCCATTTTGGTACTTGGCCATGCATTCCGTTCCGAGAAAGGTTCAAGTACATTAATGTATTTTGATATCTTAAGAAATTTGGGAACTCACTTATGTTGCACGAACCCAATCCTAGATACTCTAACCTTGCAATGCTAGATGCATTCATAGTTTTGGTTTCAGTGATCACATCCAAGCTGTTACCAGATAGATCG harbors:
- the LOC133734565 gene encoding receptor-like protein 6, with amino-acid sequence MFILSKFVSSHLVVADSLQSYTPPCHDDEISALLQFKQSFVINMSVSSYEGAYPKISSWKSNSNCCSWDGIECDEETHHVIGLDLSSSYLYGSINSNNTIFRLVHLESLNLADNDFDFSQIPHTIRNFPKLRYLNFSFSGFSGQVPSEVSQLTKLSSLDLSQNIDMFSNDELLRSLAQNLTGLQTLDLSNINISSTVPNTLANFSRLTSLVLISCNMFGKLPFSLGNLRHLIYLYLSANEFSGQIPSFANLTQLTHLSLRQNHISGTIPCFFGNLTQLTYLSLGENHINGTIPCFFGNLTQLVTLRLDSNQLSGPIPSSLGNLGKLTYLSLGQNHISGTIPCFFGNLTQLATLRLDSNHLSGPIPSSLGNLGKLTYLSLGRNHISGTIPCFFGNLTQLTYLSLAENHINGTISCFFGNLTQLATLRLNLNQLSGSIPSCLGNLRKLTVLDLNFNKFQREIPESLFNVASLERLLLAYNNLSGRVEFLKFLKLPNLKWVDLSGNSLDVITETKTMNASSIARLEYLGLGSCNISEFPNFLRYQNTLMYLNLSRNGMHGQVPKWMWNTSRESLGFLDISHNLLSGFDQPPAVLPWVRLEGLDLSFNKLSGPMLVPSLQYLMFYHISNNKLTGEISPLICNASSLISLDVSSNHLSGMLPRCLENFRSDLQVLSVGNNYFHGTLPHIGTNGSDLIMIDVSRNQLQGKLPRSLVNCLSLESLVLSSNKFDDVFPVWLGTLPELKVLAMRNSGFHGAIPRYQSNNDGFPNLRILDLSQNNFTGQFAFEFILSGKSMRGIHLNGSAYMKAFGLKSYEGGDRDRYYTASYRFEYSITLMNKGLERYFQKIREDFMAIDLSSNRFEGKIPDFFGNLKGLRSLNVSSNILSGRIPPSLGNLTNLEALDLSHNNFLGEIPPSLLQLSFLQIFSVSHNNLTGRIPVGNQFSTFDNTSYEGNPGLCGVPLPKKCSRPEEGPELPPSTAEEEEDGVELDWKFVAAGLVSGLVVGVVLADFVITRFSERFIEIVAFLIRLMKRMRRPRS